A genomic stretch from Anaerolineae bacterium includes:
- a CDS encoding sugar phosphate isomerase/epimerase, whose amino-acid sequence MADRVTLDIGVNGAFLTRRWEEPDNWMRLTAELGYPYHEFCADVLDPFFSGDRAYQVETAQAVAEAARQQGVIVWDLYTGVATHRFHGLSHSHPAVRARMAEWIRQSMGLALAMGARRVGGHWDAISVENLQDEVRARSVEERTIAQFRSLAASAAEAGLAALYNEQMYIPSERPWTIRGAEEFLRRANEGRPGVPVYLTVDVGHQAGTHYGLSGADVDYRAWLRAMAPFCEVVHLQQTTPDASHHWPFTDEYNRRGHIRMDQVLEAIAEGFDRAGESPLSQVISPVRRQILVAEIIPGSTKTEADLLQELEITARYLRQYVPEGGLTL is encoded by the coding sequence ATGGCCGACCGCGTCACCCTCGACATCGGAGTCAACGGGGCCTTCCTCACTCGTCGCTGGGAGGAGCCCGACAACTGGATGCGCCTCACGGCAGAGCTGGGCTACCCCTATCATGAGTTCTGCGCCGACGTCCTGGACCCATTCTTCTCTGGGGACCGCGCCTACCAAGTGGAGACCGCCCAAGCCGTGGCCGAAGCCGCCAGGCAGCAGGGCGTCATTGTGTGGGACCTCTACACCGGCGTGGCCACCCACCGGTTTCACGGCCTCTCCCACAGCCATCCGGCAGTGCGGGCCCGGATGGCGGAATGGATCCGGCAGAGCATGGGCCTGGCACTGGCCATGGGTGCGCGGCGGGTAGGCGGGCACTGGGACGCCATCTCGGTCGAGAACCTTCAGGACGAGGTCCGCGCCCGGTCGGTAGAGGAGCGCACCATCGCCCAGTTCCGCAGCCTGGCTGCCTCTGCTGCCGAGGCCGGCCTGGCCGCCCTGTACAACGAGCAGATGTACATCCCTTCGGAACGTCCCTGGACCATCCGGGGAGCAGAGGAGTTTCTGCGGCGGGCCAACGAGGGACGGCCCGGCGTGCCCGTCTACCTGACGGTGGACGTGGGCCACCAGGCGGGCACACACTACGGGCTCTCGGGCGCGGACGTGGACTATCGAGCCTGGCTTCGGGCGATGGCGCCCTTCTGCGAAGTCGTGCATCTGCAGCAGACGACCCCAGATGCCAGCCACCACTGGCCCTTCACCGACGAGTACAACCGGCGGGGGCACATCCGCATGGACCAGGTGCTGGAAGCCATCGCCGAGGGCTTCGACAGAGCGGGCGAAAGCCCCCTGAGCCAGGTCATCTCCCCGGTTCGGCGGCAGATACTGGTGGCGGAGATCATCCCAGGGAGCACCAAGACGGAAGCCGATCTGCTGCAGGAACTGGAGATCACTGCCCGTTACCTGAGGCAATACGTGCCCGAGGGCGGTCTGACGCTCTAG
- a CDS encoding class II aldolase, translated as MGKLTASLEALVEMSRQLGHPERGYVILGEGNTAAREDDGSFWVKASGYSLREIGPDGFVRVAFEPLFEALGRPPDDELAAETLQAAKMETDAPRPSVETFLHAIAIREAGARFVGHTHPVSVNRVLCSRMAEEAVSGRLFPDEVVSCGPASLYLPYCDPGVTLAQEFRASLGRFLKQHGQPPRVVLIQNHGLIALGDSPAEVLATTAMACKAFDILWGTYALGGPRFLPHAEVDRIAGRQDEHYRRRLINQRQA; from the coding sequence ATGGGCAAGTTGACCGCAAGTCTGGAAGCACTGGTGGAAATGTCTCGTCAGCTGGGCCACCCCGAGCGTGGCTACGTCATTCTGGGCGAGGGCAACACCGCCGCTCGAGAGGACGACGGCTCGTTCTGGGTCAAGGCGAGCGGCTACTCGCTGCGCGAAATCGGGCCGGACGGATTCGTGCGGGTCGCCTTCGAGCCTCTGTTTGAGGCTCTCGGCCGTCCCCCAGACGACGAGCTGGCGGCCGAGACGTTGCAGGCCGCCAAGATGGAGACGGACGCGCCCCGACCGAGTGTGGAGACTTTCCTCCATGCCATCGCCATCCGGGAGGCGGGGGCGCGCTTCGTCGGGCACACTCACCCAGTTTCGGTCAACCGGGTGCTCTGCAGCCGAATGGCCGAGGAGGCGGTCTCGGGGCGGCTGTTCCCCGACGAGGTCGTCAGTTGCGGCCCCGCTTCCCTCTACCTGCCCTACTGCGACCCTGGTGTCACCCTGGCGCAGGAGTTCCGAGCCTCCCTGGGCCGATTCCTGAAGCAGCATGGTCAGCCACCCCGCGTGGTGCTGATCCAGAACCACGGCCTGATCGCCCTGGGCGACTCACCAGCCGAGGTGCTGGCCACTACGGCCATGGCCTGCAAAGCCTTCGACATCCTTTGGGGCACCTATGCCCTCGGTGGGCCGCGTTTCCTTCCCCATGCCGAGGTGGACCGCATAGCAGGACGGCAGGACGAGCACTACCGCCGCCGCCTGATCAACCAACGTCAAGCATGA